TCTCAGATCAGCTGTTTATTATGCTGTTGAACTTCTTTGTTTTTAGCTACCAATGGGCTCCAACCTTCTGTCATttattgttaggatttgtatgGCACTTAGCATACAGGAATTGCCTTGGCTGATTTTAGGATTGGTAGTGACAGGGCTTTCTTGAGTTCCATTCAACAGAGTAGTAGGGTAGATTAATAGGCCCTGATATGTCAGTGTTATTAACATAATTTACTTGGAAACTATGTCCATAGTGGATTATTCAGAATTAAGCATTCTCAGACAACTAAGCATGCCAAATTTGTGTCAACCTTATCTAATTGAATCTGTTATGCTTTTAGTATTGTCCAGCTGATCATGTTTATTTACCTAAATTATGTGCCTTTTGAATGATGATCAACTTTGATCCTAGCTGTTAAACAAAGATGTGTCTGGATTGTAGGATCAATCGTATCAGATGTATGCCTAACATGTATATTGACTTAAATTATGTGCCTTTTGAATGATGACCAAGACCAACTTTGGTCGTATCCcgttaaaccaaaaaaaaaaaaaaaaaaaattatatatatatatatatatatatctaattcAATCTGATAGGCTTGTGGTTTTATCAAACCTATCATGTGTATTTACTTTCATGTGCCTTTTGAATGATGATAAACTCTTCTCCTATCCATTAAACCAAAATGTGTCTGGATTTTGTATATATGTGATAAAGTATGTACATACCTATGTACTTTGTTATAAAATGGTTTGGTTTTGATCAAATGAGCAAGCATTAATATCATCACTGATTCTCTATCTCCATCTCTTTTGTTAGAGTAAAGTTGGTGAGATTGGGGCATCCTGCACGTTTACTACCTCAAGTATTGGAGAGTGCACTGGATGCACAGGTACATAAAACCTTAAGTTTGAGGGAAAAACTTATTACTTggaatttcttttgtttttgttctttttgtttggtaaaaaGAATTCTTATTGCGTGATAGTGGTATCTTATTAATTATACATGATTTTGTATATCTTTGTGTTGTATGCCTTGACTTTTTTGCTTGCTGTTTGTGAGTGAATGCCATGCATACTTGTGTGAGCATATGGAGATTTTCTTTCTTGCTGTTTCATTATTTTCTGTCAAATAATAATAGCATGGTGGAGGGTGCGGTCATGGATTCAAGACCCACCGGGTGCATATGTAACtaataaaaatgatgtaaatCCATACTACTTTAGCATCTTCTATTAACTGATTGTGATACTGAGGACTAGACATTTAATTCATTCCCTGAAATATAATGAAgcagttgattttttatttttatttatttatatatataaaaaaaaatgtggtgcTGCTTTCACACTTTTTCTCATCTTTGATCAAAACTTATTTTCAACTTACAAATCTGGTTCTTTGCTTTTTAGGTTTTACGAGGGGATAATAGTGCTCTGGCTAGTGACATTCGGAAGGAAATGAAGGTAGAGATTCTGAATTTATTTCAAGCCTaacttagtaaaaaaaatttatccatgTATGCAGTTTCTGTTATTGAAAAATGATACTTTACTATAAGCGTTGTTAATTTTGTATAAGTTTTGGACTGATCAAAAAATTTTTGTATAAGTTTTAAGACACAATTTTTTGTACAAGTTTTAAGACAAAAACTCTGGTATTCATTCATTGAGAGAGACTTGGTATATccttgggcctgattggctGTTGCATTGTatattattcatcaaaaaacatATGTACAAGAAGCTAttccttctttatttttatttatttatttatcctGTTGTCTATTCTTTTgctcaaatggcacttcctcTAATAAATGTAGGAgagtgaggttgtgggttcaaaacccacTGGGTGGATGTTTAACTTATCGATAAAAAAATGCAGGAAATCTTCCTGCAAATTTATTATTCGAGCCAGAATTCATTTTGTGCTTTCTTATCAGTTacttttcttatattatatttttatttaatgtttcAACTTATCCTTTGCTGCATTGCTTCAGGCCTTAAATGGGAAGCTGTTAAAAACCAAAGACAAAAGCACAAGGAGAGAAATTCAGAAGGAGCTTCGGACTCTTTCTAAAGAAGAGCATAAAAGACAGCAACTGGCTGTTACAGATGTAATTAAAAATGCTGATGTGGTGTTGACAACTTTGACTGGGGCGTTATCCCACAAGTTGGATAACACTTCTTTTGACTTGGTGATCATTGATGAAGCTGCTCAGGCACTTGAGATAGCATGCTGGATAGCTCTACTAAAGGTAATGTTACACACATATGAACACCAAAACAAATGTATGCTTTTCCACTAAAAATGCAGTTATGGGCACATGTTAAATTTGTGAATTTGATAATTTATGTGCACAGTTTAATGCTTATTGGTCTTTGGATACAGTTCTTTACCTGCTACTATGAGAAATATTGGTCTTTAAAGATATCTAAATACAAAATGCATGTTATATTGAAAAAAGCTTTAATTGGGTATCAATTATTAATGTTActgattttaattgttttatataaTGGACTTTAAAGGTATTGGaaacaaacctttttttttgttccttataAAAAAAGGGTTTGTTTCTTTGGGTTTTCCAAAGTTGTTATGTTTGAGATAAAGGAAACCCAATgtccaaagaagaaaagataatATTGATTATAATCCAGTTCAATCATACATATAGAGTGTGTTAATTGTTTTAGGGTTCAAGATGTATTCTTGCTGGCGATCATCTACAGCTTCCTCCAACCATCCAAAGTGTTGAAGCTGAGAGGAGAGGTTTAGGAAGAACCCTCTTTGAACGACTTGCAGACATATATGGAGATGAAGTTGTGTCTATGCTCACTGTCCAGTACCGTATGCATGAGCTGATTATGAATTGGTCATCTAAAGAGCTTTACAGCAGTAAGGTGCTCAGGTCATGTCTGGATGTTGGGTTGAGGAGTATTTTATCAATCatcaattatgaattttttatatttgtgatatttataAGGGGGAATTATGGAATGAGTAATGCCATGGACACAACAAAAAGCCACAAGAATTTCACAACATTCTCAAAATAGCATGccacttcattaaaaaaatttaaattgggGGATTGTGGTGGGCCCATGTGTGAGTTGGCATGCTAATTTAGGAATGTTGTGAAACTATTGTGTCCATAGCATTATTCTTATGAAATACCTAATTGTGATTAGGGCTAGTTTTATTTTGTCGcaataaaaattcaagatttacCCTAAACCCAATGTGCTTTGGACTAATGTGAAATGGTTAACTTTTCAGTTGTAATAACTGAAAAACAGCATTTGAGAATCACATGACTTTTAAGCCAATCATTGAGTGGCACATGTCCATAATTTTGCATCCTAAAGGACCTAAACCTCTACCACCATGGATGATGTCCATGGGACCAAATCCCTTGCCCTCCGTAGCCTACCCTCTCTTTACTCTAAATTCTAACCCCTTACTTCTCTCCACTTACTGCTTCACTCCTATCACCATGTCACCTCCAAACTCCTCATCAAGGTCTAGGTTACCCCTTTGTGTGTGGATGATTTTGGGCGGTCAGATATGGGTTTATGGTGGTTGGTAGTGGGATTGGGAGGGAAGATTAACCCCCCAACCTCTCCCCCCCCCTCCCAACCCccaacccacaaaaaaaaaaaaaaaaaaaaaaggatgaagaAAATGTATGTGATATTGAATGGTTCTCTCCTATTTCAGGTTAAAGCCCATCCGTGTGTTGCTGCGCATATGCTTTTTGATCTTGAGGCTGTGAAGAAGACCACTTCGACAGAACCAACCCTTCTTCTCATAGACATAGCTGGGTATGCAGTCTATTGTTATCATATGCTGAATAATGTATCTGGTTTTCACAGTTGTTGCTTACGATATCCCAGTTGGGAGTATGGAACAGCATTGAATGGTTTCATGCTTTTTCTGCTTAAAATTCGGAGTCACGTGAATGCTAAACAATTCTACGAAAATCAGAAGAGAGAGCTGTATCAACAAAATGCTTTTCATATGACAATTGTAACCAGTTCATAAATATCTGATTCAGGTGTGATATGGAAGAGAAGAAGGATGAAGAAGATAGCACATTGAATGAGGGTGAGGCGGAGGTTGCTGTGGCCCATGCAAAGAGACTTGTTCAAAGTGGAGTCCAGGCTTCTGATATTGGAATTATTACCCCTTATTCTGCACAGGTATATAAGTTTCTTTTGTGGGCTTTTGTGTAAATTCTGCTGGTCACAAGCCTAGAAGTGGAatactacacacacacacacacacacacacacacgtacaTATTCATACATCTAGATAAATCTACTTAATAAGAACAATCTGACCAATAGCAACTAAAGAGATAGTTCTTTTGCAATGCTTCAAAGACCATGGAAAGAGCAAATAAGAGACTTTGAAGAGCTGGCTAAGTATATTACTCCAATATCAACTCTACctatcaattaaaatattactcCAATATCAACTCTAGAGGAACCAAACTACAACAAACTTCCAAATTCCCGAGCAGACCTTAAAATGTACTTTGAAGTTCTCAATGCAAAGTCATCAGATGCAAACCCAACTCCATTCTCAAGCTTCTCTGTTAGAGATGGTTTTTCCTAAAAACATGAAATTCTTCCAAAGAGCTAGAAATGTCAAAGGCAAAATTGTACATGACACATTCAAAAGAAGCACATGAACTTTTTTTCCATTCTCTCAACAAACTAATCAGTATAAActaatatttcatttataaagTAATGTAAGCATGCATGCAGTGATACAGGGAAAGGGACGGGTTCAATTTAATGCTCTTATAGCAGTTGAGGCCATATCTTATCTGATGCAGGACAGCCTAGGCTTCCCACCTAGATTAATCCCACAGTAAACGTTAGGCTTCAACACCTAAGATTGTTTGGATTTACCACTAAACGCAATGCATACTTTGTGTGAATAATCactgaatattattaataagtgTCTAATAGTCTCTAGAGCTTTATATAGAGCTTCTAGGAATCTCAAGAGATGAAGATACTCAAATAGTAATCTAATCTAATCCAAATACTAAACTAATCCTTATCTAAGGATATGCAATCCAATCCCTATCATAActcaaactaaataaataaaaatatcaaaacttaaaattatctaataaaaatcaataataaaatattgagataGTTTCTGGTTGTGCTCCTACATCAATATCTTTAtgaatatttattgaaattttgagGGACAATCTAACAAATCCAATCTTCCCAGAAACAGAAGCATGTGTTATCAATGATAAGTCACTAAACAATTGAACTGGCAGAGCATCATCATGAGGACTAGACGATATTTATGTAGGTTTGAACCTAGTCATCAACAAAACAAATGTTTCCTCTTATTAGCATGCTAAGAACTTTGGATATGTTGCCCGTGTCAATggaaaaattctaaacaaaagtTTCTTTCTAGTTTCTATATAGCCCTACGGACTTTAGAATCTACAGATTACATATAAAATGGAGCACCTTGAGTTAAATATATCATACTTTCAAATAGATGTGGGTGTGGTACTTCAAATAGATCTGAAGCTTAAGATCTCTATGGTTCCTATTTCTAGTCAGtcctataataataaatttcagaAACCAAATCTAATTACTAAAAAGGCCCCTTTGGATAGCCCAATGAACTAATGGAACATGAAAAGCtatcaaaatcataattttagaaattccATGAATTCTCACATTGAAAATAAAACCCATATCTCAAATTTGCACTTTGTACATGAAAGTGTTCATGTCATactaaaagacaaaaacaataGCGGCACATCTAACACAGTTCTGAATCGAAAGAATAGAACccatatatgatatatcatagtttgaagaagagaaatatatttttttctttcagagAATTCCATGTCTTTCAAACTAAATTCCAATCATCAAATCTTTCACTCATTAATAATGTATTTAGTAATGCAGGTTGTGTTACTGAAGATGTTGAGAAGCAATGAAGACCAATTGAGGGAAGTGGAAATCTCAACAGTTGATGGCTTCCAAGGACGAGAAAAGGAAGCTATTATTATTTCGATGGTTCGATCGAACTCAAAGAAAGAGGTACTTAAAACACCTCCATTACtattatatgttcatttctttaaatatttaggctaaaatacttttttaaatTGGTATGTTACGCATGTAGTGGGTTTTAAACCCATAACCTCACTCTTCAACTATTCATATGGGAGAAATAGGTTTCATTTGAGTTAGGTCTCATTGGCACAGTCTAGAGTACATTTTACTCCCTCAAACTTTAGTGCCACTATTATTTTGGttccttaagttttaaaacttgCAATTAACCCTTTAAATTGTCAAATGATTATCAATATGGCACTTCCATATTCAAATATCTGCATTTGGGTTATAGATTTAAAACTAGGGCAATTTGGAAACCATATAAGAGAGGGAATTGCAATTAACGGGGTGGAAGAGCATGCTTTCAAGTCTACCTACGACATGAATACGACATGGGTACGACTGTGCTATGCGGATTGAAAAGTTGCAAATAGATTTTTAATGGGGTTGTTTGGGAGATGCATGTAAATTCCATCTTGTTAACTGGAAGAAGATTTGTGAACTGTATTGGAGGATTGGGCATGACGAGTTTGGTGTCTTTCAACCAAGCTTTATTGGGAATATGACTTTGGCTGTTTGTCACAGAGAAAGATACTCGTTGGAGGAATGTAGTGCCAAAAAAATACGGTTGAGTGGAGTGGCTGGTGTCTGATGGCAAGTAATGGTCCTTAAAGCATTTGTCTTAGGAAGCATATCAGAATGGGCTGGGGTAAGTTTTCTAACTTCATCAACTTTGAGGTTGGTGGTGgtactaatttttgtttctgTCATGACTGGTGTTATGGGGATGGGATTCTTAAGGATACTTTCCCAGATTTATATAGAATTGCTCAAAATAAGGAGGCCTTTGTGGCAAATTATGTGCTGTAATGTAGATACCACCTTGagtttgctttcttttttgctttctttttcatGGATTGCTTCCTGGGGGAAAATTCTGATTATTGATAGTTTGTGGAAGAGATGCATTATTTTGATAGATTGGTGTTATATTTGCCCCCCTGGGCATGAGGATAAACTGCTTAGCCCGTCAAGGGTGAAAAACCTTTGGATTATTTGGTAACTGGTTCTAGTGGATGGGGTCAATTGCCCATAGGAGTTTGATTAATAGTGAGGGTTGTTCTACAGTATGCTCTGTGATGTGCATTTAATCTGAGTGGGGAAATTGTTGACGGACCATCTACTTGGCTACAAAGTTGTGGACCATGGTATTTGGCTTGTTTGGTGTTCAATGGGTTATGCCAGAGTTCCGAATATGTTCTCTTCTTGGCAAGGTCAGTTTGTTAGccattgaaatataaaatttggaaagcgGTTCCTCATTGCTTGTTGGAAGTCTTGAGGGACGCGAACAGAATTTTCCTGAtctgaagttttttttttttcatgttttttgtttttaaatttttttttggttggatgtcatctttggattaattttcttttacttttctccTAGATCTAATTGATTATTGTAACTTGAGAGTTTGATTGTGATGCTCCCATAGTATACACTCCCTGTCTACTTGGgctatattttttcaataaaattatgttatatatatataaaaaaaaggccGCCTTCCCTGGGATGCCACTTTAATAAGAGCTATCCaggattgggagatggatgccCTAACCAATTTCCTAAAATCTCCTTTACTCCACAAAGGTTAGAAAAGATGTTGAAGAGACCAgatttatttgaggtaaaaccTTTCTATAGAGTACCCCATGTGCTGAAGTTGTGAAGCCTTTTCCGTGAAAAGGTATTTGGAGGGTTCAAGCCCCTATAAAAGTAGCATTTTACTTGGACAGTGACCTTTGGGAAATTTTTGACAATTGATAGCTTACAAAGATGAAATATAATTGTTATGAAATGTCGTATGTGCAAGAAGGATGGAGAATTAGTTGATTATTTACTTCTACACTACATTATTGATTGAGAGTTGTGGTCTCTTTTATCATGTATTTTTGGGGTGTTGTGTCATGCCTGGGAGGGTAATTCATACATTGGCTTCTTGGAAGAAGAGGTTTGCTTGATATCAGAAAGGTGATATTTGGAATGTGATCCCCCTGTGCTTAATGGGGACCATATGGACAGAACACAATAGCTGGATGTTTGAAGGAACTGAATGAACCATGACAGATCTTAAAATGATCTTCCTTGTATGATTGGATGTCTATTTCATTCTTTCTCTAATTTACTCTAGTTCttagatttttgtaattttagttgATTTGTAATTCCTTTTTGAGTACAAAGCCTGTGTACTTGGATGTAATTTTTGTcttacttttaataatatttcttacttataaaaagaaaagaaaagaaaagaaatggccCTTCTGTATGGCTCAAGTGATTGGTGACTGTTAACTATCCCTAAGCAATGTCTTTTAGTTTGAAACTAGGGAAACAAATTTGAACAAACTGTTGTCAGTTAGGGGTAATTAACTATGATGCACGGACGCGGCGCCGGAGGTGCTgtacccgcgtccgacgcggctACGCGCAagggacgccgctgctcgcgcGTCGGTGCCGCGTCGGGCCGCATCTACCACgtggtttcttctttttttcagcCGACTCGCGCCGACGCGGCTTGAACCGCGCTGACTTGGCGCTGATTCGCGCCGATTTgggccgattcggccagaatcaggccgtatcggccggcgaccgaaacggccgaaacagccGGAACAAGCCCGAAATTGCCGAAACAGGCCGAAATCGGCCTTGAATCATGCCGGAACAGCCGAAATCGGCTCtgaatgagacccaaaaaccctaaatctgtccttcctcaattttattttgaaaatttgttgcttcttttgtgttttctttttggttttgtgttttgttttgtgtttcttgctttcttctttctttgttttgtgaatcaaggcatagtaatatgtttttttaagaatattttaatagtaaaaatatatagaaaatataaataaaaatatttttaataattttttaattgccgagtcccgccgcacccgcacccacctttttcaaaaattgccgagtcccgcacgcgcacccgcacccgcacccgcacccgcacccgtgcttcataggtaaTTAATGGTTAACAATTAAGAACACTTGATGGAAAGGCCACATTGACAGGAATTCAAATGTtcttttttgaaacttgagagaTCAAAATGGCGATGACACTGCAGTTGGagtgaaataattttagttAATATGGTAGAAATTCCATTTACCATCAAGATtgtagaaaagaaataaattgaacaattttttttccaaaatatttcaGGTGGGATTTCTGAGTGACCGCAGACGAATGAATGTGGCTGTGACACGGGCTAGAAGACAATGCTGCCTTGTCTGTGACACTGAGACAGTGAGTAGTGATGGATTCTTAAAGCGATTAATTGAGTACTTTGAGGAGCATGCTGAGTATCTAAGTGCTTCAGAGTATCAAAATGAATAAGCAAAGATACCTAGGTAAGGtggctttttatttatatttttttggggtgCATCAATCTATTGGTTGTGTTTTGTGGTACAAAAGAGTTGATCTGGGATACTCTTTTTAAGACCTGTCACCACATTCATTTTTGTGGCGTACAGAGATGAGAAAAGCAGAAGAATGGTTTGGAGAGAAGTATGGTGGTATAGCAGATTGGAGGTGTGTTGTTGTTGAAGGTGATACAGGGCCTCATTTTTGATGCATTTCAccaaaaaattctattttggtctGAGATGGGAATGTTaattgaagacatgaaagaCTTCTTTGTATTGGGTTGGGACCAGTTGAATTTCCATTATGTAAAAGTTGATATGAATGGGCCTGCAAAATTCTTGTTTACACAGCAAAGAATGAAGAAATGAGGGTTTGTGCCTATCCTTTCCGAGTCCTTTTGTTACAAGTAatgtataattttctttttgttattaataaaaaCTACTATCgctttttattaaaagaaaatgaaaaagaagaagaagaagaagaagaagataagtagGTGCAAAATCCTACTAAATGAGATAAAGTTGCTTACTGTTTAAAAGATTTTTATGGTAATGCTTGAACCTCCTCAGTTAAAATGGGTGAAAACTGAAGATATTGATGTGTAaacaactatatttataattaCCTAGTAATTGTAAAATGCCCATAGGAATTTTTAACCAAaagttttacctttttaatATAATAGAAGTTTACCTTTTCTTGTTAGTGTCCACAAATGTGTCACGTTAGAATGCTTTAAGGTTTGTTTGTAATGTTATTTGAATAAtagttttcgttgtttaaacatcataatacatatttttacaatacttttttacctacacatattttcacaacatttaaaCAACGTTATTAGAAATCTTTTACCAAACGAgtctttacttttttgtttttgagttttggctGTAAGAGCCAATTTCATTGTTCattgttttatcatttattGACACAGTTTTATACTTTTAGCAGACGTGATTATTGTATATGGataattattaggtactcttgAAGTAATATAAATGTGTAttcaaggttgtcaaaatcgggattcTACGAAGGATTGTTAAAAGTAGGTGGGATCGTAGATTGTAGGATCGGATTGTGAATCGTAAGATcttacatattttcaaatttaaagcaaaaaacacattgattatgactttttatgttgaataatcacgtaaattataaattcatccataaaaaaactaagatttgtatcatatgatgtaatttgcaTGTCATACATCGCTAAGTTTATACTaacgaaacaaatatatttaagttttgatccaatgtatttaaaaagttaaataaatatttaattagcaactaaataccaaaatatttatcaaaacatatgagaaatatttttcaagttctaggttccaagtttgaaattcaaagtaagtTAGCAAATgaaaactagctaactacaataTAAAATCCCAAAGTAAGATAAATATTAAGGTGAAGTGGACATTTAATTATTCCCATTCTAAGGTTCTTATAACCACCGTCCTAAATTCTTAATTATCATCATCCATTTCATCATCTATGTAGACATTATATTTTTGTACACTAGAGTTACAAAAGATATCAAGATACAATTTCAGACTCAACTATTCAAGTTATATCAAGATACCactcaatcaatcaatatacaaatacaagcataaatgataaaattatatataaaaaatattttaataatattagaatacaaattagtatattgatcaaacaaatttaacaacattatagcttaaaaattagcaaaatcaacatcaaattcttcatttagaaatgatgaagcatttcttcattttgaaaacaagtgaattagaaactagaaaacattggcttaggttaacataattttataaaaataaaataaaaagtcataccatcacaacatgaaaaaaacccttaaaacttcatcaaaacaaaaaatttatccaaaaaacaaaccaaaaatttatgtttttggtagGATCTCATACGATCTTATATGATTCTATGTATGATCCTACCATTTTTACAATTCTAGTGCGATCCTAAACGTTTTGGTGAGGTGGGAACGTAAAATCGTGCGATCCTATGATCCagatcgcgattttgacaatCATGTGTGTACTTTCTCCTCTCACATAACTGTGGGttccaataattaaatttatggtagatTTCACATGTGAGAGAGGAGAGTtcgcatttatggtactttcggagtattcaataattttccactATTATATTGAATTCCTGAATATTTAATTGGCAACTACCTGGGCAAATATGACTGATTTCTATGCGTAAgccaaactttttcctttttggttccTGTTCATACAAACTTTACAATCAACCATGTCACATAAAATTAAGCGTATTAGTCCTATTATCTCAACTAATtaaaaatgttgacatatattTTTGCACTTATAGGTAATTACAATGTTCATCCTTAATTACTAACTTATATAGTAGTATGTATTCTAATATCAATGTTGTGGTTTGCAACCACCGTacactcttggtgcgatggtcactccttAAGTaaaagtgcttgtggagtgtggggggcaagggccggggttcaagtctccaggagagagcttcacacacatatacacttagattaggctagagtagaattcaatcttgtataaaaaaaaatgttgtagtTTGCATTTTAAAGTAACTTATGAGTCAGCACCCTATTGAATTTACTCGATTAACCTACATCGATCGAAGTTGACGATTTTTGCCGAATTCTACCTTCCATCAAATAGTGCCGATTTTccttcaggaaaaaaaaaaaaaaaaatagtgccaATTTTGACTCCTTTTAGAAATTCCGTGGATTTAGGCTAGGATCTATGTTGAGATTCTACGCATTGAAACCATCCAACATTCTCTAAATATGCAAAATCGTAATTGCATCTACCACCCAAGACATCCTCTAAATTACATTCACGTTGTTTGAAAATGCGTGTCTTGCACAAATTGGTGGTCGGGATGCTTGAACTTAGGTATGCGTCACTTTCCTTATCAAAAGATAGGAGGACACCCCTCTCCTGAAGTTCTAGATCATTTTGCCGAGTTCCTTTGACATAGTTTTCTCAAGAGCTCTAGTATACTCCACTCGTTCACCTATGTGGATTTGGGGTACGGTCAGTTCACAGGAAAGATCGCACCCCTTCCCTCACCCACTCCCCCAAATTTGAAGtaacaatc
This genomic stretch from Castanea sativa cultivar Marrone di Chiusa Pesio chromosome 9, ASM4071231v1 harbors:
- the LOC142611030 gene encoding uncharacterized protein LOC142611030 isoform X2, with protein sequence MGKTLLEFQSTKGDVLPAHKFGTHDVVVLKPNKADLGSPALGQGVVYRLKDSSITVAFDDIPEDGLNGSLRLEKVANEVTYRRMKDALIQLSKGVQKGPASDLIPVLFGERQPTVMKKNVAFTLFNSNLDHSQKDAISKALSSKNVFLLHGPPGTGKTTTVVEIILQEVKRGSKVLACAASNIAVDNIVERLVPHRVKLVRLGHPARLLPQVLESALDAQVLRGDNSALASDIRKEMKALNGKLLKTKDKSTRREIQKELRTLSKEEHKRQQLAVTDVIKNADVVLTTLTGALSHKLDNTSFDLVIIDEAAQALEIACWIALLKGSRCILAGDHLQLPPTIQSVEAERRGLGRTLFERLADIYGDEVVSMLTVQYRMHELIMNWSSKELYSSKVKAHPCVAAHMLFDLEAVKKTTSTEPTLLLIDIAGCDMEEKKDEEDSTLNEGEAEVAVAHAKRLVQSGVQASDIGIITPYSAQVVLLKMLRSNEDQLREVEISTVDGFQGREKEAIIISMVRSNSKKEVGFLSDRRRMNVAVTRARRQCCLVCDTETVSSDGFLKRLIEYFEEHAEYLSASEYQNE
- the LOC142611030 gene encoding uncharacterized protein LOC142611030 isoform X1; amino-acid sequence: MEGGNTKKKSSPLTLQQFVSITAPLLDLEKEAEISASISTGASRNVETAQKKGSTILNLKCVDAQTGLMGKTLLEFQSTKGDVLPAHKFGTHDVVVLKPNKADLGSPALGQGVVYRLKDSSITVAFDDIPEDGLNGSLRLEKVANEVTYRRMKDALIQLSKGVQKGPASDLIPVLFGERQPTVMKKNVAFTLFNSNLDHSQKDAISKALSSKNVFLLHGPPGTGKTTTVVEIILQEVKRGSKVLACAASNIAVDNIVERLVPHRVKLVRLGHPARLLPQVLESALDAQVLRGDNSALASDIRKEMKALNGKLLKTKDKSTRREIQKELRTLSKEEHKRQQLAVTDVIKNADVVLTTLTGALSHKLDNTSFDLVIIDEAAQALEIACWIALLKGSRCILAGDHLQLPPTIQSVEAERRGLGRTLFERLADIYGDEVVSMLTVQYRMHELIMNWSSKELYSSKVKAHPCVAAHMLFDLEAVKKTTSTEPTLLLIDIAGCDMEEKKDEEDSTLNEGEAEVAVAHAKRLVQSGVQASDIGIITPYSAQVVLLKMLRSNEDQLREVEISTVDGFQGREKEAIIISMVRSNSKKEVGFLSDRRRMNVAVTRARRQCCLVCDTETVSSDGFLKRLIEYFEEHAEYLSASEYQNE
- the LOC142611030 gene encoding uncharacterized protein LOC142611030 isoform X3; amino-acid sequence: MEGGNTKKKSSPLTLQQFVSITAPLLDLEKEAEISASISTGASRNVETAQKKGSTILNLKCVDAQTGLMGKTLLEFQSTKGDVLPAHKFGTHDVVVLKPNKADLGSPALGQGVVYRLKDSSITVAFDDIPEDGLNGSLRLEKVANEVTYRRMKDALIQLSKGVQKGPASDLIPVLFGERQPTVMKKNVAFTLFNSNLDHSQKDAISKALSSKNVFLLHGPPGTGKTTTVVEIILQEVKRGSKVLACAASNIAVDNIVERLVPHRVKLVRLGHPARLLPQVLESALDAQVLRGDNSALASDIRKEMKALNGKLLKTKDKSTRREIQKELRTLSKEEHKRQQLAVTDVIKNADVVLTTLTGALSHKLDNTSFDLVIIDEAAQALEIACWIALLKVKAHPCVAAHMLFDLEAVKKTTSTEPTLLLIDIAGCDMEEKKDEEDSTLNEGEAEVAVAHAKRLVQSGVQASDIGIITPYSAQVVLLKMLRSNEDQLREVEISTVDGFQGREKEAIIISMVRSNSKKEVGFLSDRRRMNVAVTRARRQCCLVCDTETVSSDGFLKRLIEYFEEHAEYLSASEYQNE